In one Prosthecochloris aestuarii DSM 271 genomic region, the following are encoded:
- the ltrA gene encoding group II intron reverse transcriptase/maturase codes for MTKSFEISRKLVWEAYQCVKANEGAAGVDHETIEQFDRHLKDNLYKIWNRMSSGSYFPPPVKSVPIPKKSGGERVLGIPTVSDRIAQTVVKLMLEPILDPLFHKNSYGYRPGRSALDAVAMVRRRCWEYDWVVEFDIKGLFDNIDHDLLMRALRKHCETPWILLYVKRWLKAPMQTATGAIVERSSGTPQGGVVSPLLANLFLHYAFDMWVTQNLRSVRFCRYADDGVIHCKSREQAELVLHKIRKRFEQCKLELHPDKTRIAYCQDVNRQEAYPNVQFTFLGYTFRPRRSVDKYGRLYVNFSPAVSRDALKAMRQTIRGWHIQLRCDRNLQELAARFNAVLRGWHCYYGKFHGSAMSVIWRHMNMYLARWLMRKYKHLAGHKTRATKALGKLAQSFPNEFVHWQLGYAPKAG; via the coding sequence ATGACCAAGTCTTTCGAAATATCCAGGAAACTCGTATGGGAGGCCTATCAATGTGTCAAGGCAAATGAAGGGGCTGCCGGGGTGGATCATGAGACGATAGAACAATTCGATCGTCATCTGAAAGACAATCTGTACAAGATCTGGAATCGCATGTCATCGGGCAGCTATTTCCCGCCGCCAGTAAAAAGCGTGCCGATTCCAAAGAAGTCAGGTGGTGAGAGAGTGTTGGGGATTCCTACGGTATCGGATCGAATCGCTCAGACGGTGGTCAAGCTCATGCTTGAGCCAATTCTTGATCCTTTGTTTCACAAAAATTCATATGGCTACCGTCCGGGGCGCTCAGCTCTGGATGCAGTAGCTATGGTGAGAAGAAGGTGTTGGGAATACGACTGGGTTGTGGAGTTTGATATCAAGGGGCTTTTTGACAATATTGATCATGATTTGCTGATGCGTGCGCTCAGGAAACACTGCGAAACACCGTGGATCCTGCTCTATGTTAAACGGTGGCTTAAAGCTCCGATGCAAACAGCAACAGGAGCCATAGTGGAGCGGTCAAGTGGTACGCCGCAAGGCGGGGTCGTGAGTCCGCTGCTTGCCAATCTTTTCCTCCATTACGCTTTCGATATGTGGGTAACTCAGAATCTGCGAAGCGTGCGGTTTTGCCGTTACGCAGATGATGGAGTGATCCACTGTAAAAGCCGTGAGCAGGCGGAACTTGTACTTCATAAGATTCGCAAGCGCTTTGAGCAGTGCAAGCTTGAGCTGCACCCTGACAAAACGCGTATCGCCTATTGTCAGGATGTCAATCGGCAAGAAGCATACCCGAATGTGCAGTTTACCTTTCTTGGCTATACCTTCAGACCACGAAGATCGGTGGACAAGTATGGCCGGTTGTATGTGAACTTCAGTCCTGCGGTAAGCCGTGATGCCCTTAAGGCAATGCGGCAAACCATAAGGGGCTGGCATATCCAGCTACGGTGTGATCGGAATCTCCAGGAATTAGCTGCGAGATTCAATGCGGTACTCCGTGGTTGGCACTGCTACTATGGTAAATTCCATGGGTCGGCAATGTCTGTCATATGGAGGCACATGAACATGTACCTGGCACGTTGGTTGATGCGAAAGTACAAGCATTTAGCTGGGCACAAGACCCGAGCAACAAAAGCACTGGGTAAACTGGCTCAAAGCTTTCCGAACGAATTCGTTCATTGGCAACTTGGATATGCACCAAAGGCTGGATGA
- a CDS encoding IS3 family transposase, protein MTRQCDLLSIHRSGLYYQSKKASKLNLELMRLIDHQYLKKPYYGVYRMWQWLQRDKGYNINIKRVRRLYRLIGLEAIGPKPNTSRPAPGHKIYPYLLRGLEITHSNHVWATDISVPQQAV, encoded by the coding sequence ATGACACGGCAATGCGATTTGCTCTCGATCCACCGTTCAGGGTTGTATTACCAGTCAAAAAAGGCGTCGAAGTTGAACCTTGAGCTTATGCGGTTAATCGATCATCAGTACCTGAAAAAACCTTACTACGGCGTGTATCGCATGTGGCAATGGCTGCAGAGGGACAAAGGCTACAACATCAACATCAAGCGAGTCCGACGGCTGTATCGCCTTATAGGCCTGGAAGCCATCGGGCCGAAGCCGAACACATCCAGGCCAGCGCCAGGGCACAAGATCTATCCGTATCTGCTCCGAGGTCTTGAGATTACGCATAGCAACCATGTATGGGCGACCGATATCAGTGTGCCGCAGCAAGCGGTATAA
- a CDS encoding transposase: MKRTRRKFSAEFKTKVVLEALSERLTLTELAQKHEIHPNQITQWKREFLEKAPDVFSKGDKAQKAEQDHEQEAEQLYKTIGQLKVEVDWLKKKLQS, encoded by the coding sequence ATGAAACGAACCCGCCGGAAATTCAGTGCAGAATTCAAAACCAAGGTCGTCCTTGAAGCCCTCAGCGAGCGTCTTACCCTGACAGAGCTCGCCCAGAAACACGAGATCCATCCAAACCAGATTACCCAGTGGAAACGGGAGTTTCTGGAAAAAGCTCCCGATGTATTCTCAAAAGGCGATAAGGCTCAGAAAGCCGAGCAGGATCACGAGCAAGAAGCCGAGCAACTCTATAAGACCATAGGTCAGCTGAAGGTTGAAGTCGACTGGCTCAAAAAAAAATTGCAGTCGTAA
- a CDS encoding ATP-binding protein, translating into MSKTYRLTLIALSLFFLLVVGYGITGNMAFVLNDFWFTSGLLLLILLSLIDQPHFSKDSNIFINAVTACVSLLLVEKANRDFIFWLFFSMTIYLLLSSYLLLWVRQKQLVEESNAVKFFSRFNREIGKPEALFSSFFLWGTFKQFGAASNEFNALLLFWVIFIILNIPSLSRTIEDLFVSKKEKRSEGALGQIFGVQSKNTFLVKMYDSSTRVAKARIFDFVEFQYSTDQLVRRGILLDTYLLNQEQWVKVLTNPQIENIFAETNHLEKHTLDVVYKLKDIPENEFLQRFVGIITDSSTINKIRFIFNSKIEIYEGQLLEVAINNTTVLYQIVEGVAKIETLEHKNQTGLIIGEAIQLGTWNKEKFQFEQFVWVPAINSPVFIASDIEEPELEQDEYVIGNIPNTNYPVTLNKRTAMSHHLAVIGVTGTGKSIFARNLIREYLNDSDVKIICVDFTGEYEGKFHDLNPKQVIDKTVSGQLFKDIDFIEREIGGNYNKDTDASRARKFEVSSKIHAEVKSYLEGDDQLAIFELPHVDNTSGVLTYTKAFFKTLFQIAKQEGNYGKRVCLVLEEAHTIVPEWNFSGVSDKVSQPLLNSIAQIALQGRKYNVGLMVIAQRTANVSKTILTQCNTIISFQEFDKTSSDFLANYFGQDIVGSLTKLQFRQAIAAGKAFRSSVPMIFEVPEITE; encoded by the coding sequence GTGAGCAAGACATATCGCCTGACATTAATAGCCCTCTCCTTATTTTTTCTCTTAGTTGTTGGTTATGGCATTACCGGCAATATGGCATTTGTCCTAAATGATTTCTGGTTTACTTCCGGACTCCTTTTGCTCATTCTATTATCATTAATTGACCAACCTCATTTCTCCAAAGATTCAAATATATTTATCAATGCAGTAACAGCTTGTGTGTCGTTGCTTCTAGTCGAAAAAGCTAATAGGGACTTTATATTTTGGTTGTTTTTCTCAATGACCATATATCTTCTTTTAAGTAGTTACTTACTTCTTTGGGTACGGCAAAAGCAGCTAGTGGAAGAATCAAATGCTGTAAAGTTTTTTTCAAGATTCAATAGGGAAATAGGCAAACCAGAGGCCTTGTTTTCATCTTTTTTCCTATGGGGGACTTTTAAACAGTTTGGAGCAGCATCAAATGAGTTCAACGCGTTACTCCTTTTCTGGGTGATATTTATTATACTAAACATCCCCTCGCTTTCTAGAACAATTGAAGATCTTTTTGTTTCCAAAAAGGAAAAGCGAAGCGAAGGTGCTCTTGGCCAGATATTTGGTGTTCAATCCAAAAACACCTTTTTGGTCAAAATGTATGACTCCTCAACGCGAGTTGCTAAAGCACGTATTTTTGATTTTGTCGAGTTTCAATATTCAACAGATCAATTAGTAAGAAGAGGAATTCTATTAGATACTTATCTGTTAAATCAAGAACAGTGGGTAAAAGTACTAACAAATCCCCAAATTGAAAATATTTTCGCTGAAACTAATCATTTAGAAAAACACACTCTTGATGTTGTTTACAAATTAAAAGACATCCCAGAGAACGAGTTTCTTCAAAGATTTGTAGGCATTATCACTGACAGTAGCACCATCAATAAAATACGGTTCATCTTTAATTCAAAAATTGAAATTTACGAAGGCCAACTTCTCGAAGTTGCAATAAATAATACGACGGTACTCTATCAAATAGTCGAGGGTGTAGCTAAAATAGAAACCTTAGAGCATAAAAACCAGACAGGTTTAATTATCGGCGAAGCAATTCAATTAGGGACCTGGAATAAAGAAAAATTTCAATTCGAACAATTTGTTTGGGTTCCTGCAATCAATTCTCCTGTTTTCATAGCGTCTGATATAGAAGAACCAGAATTAGAGCAAGATGAGTATGTTATAGGGAATATACCCAACACAAATTACCCTGTTACATTAAATAAGAGGACGGCCATGTCACATCATCTTGCGGTAATTGGTGTTACTGGCACAGGAAAGTCTATATTCGCAAGAAATTTAATAAGAGAATATCTCAATGATTCAGATGTGAAAATTATCTGTGTTGATTTTACTGGCGAATATGAAGGTAAGTTTCACGATCTTAATCCAAAACAAGTAATTGATAAGACAGTATCTGGCCAATTATTCAAGGATATTGACTTTATTGAAAGAGAAATAGGAGGCAACTACAACAAAGATACAGACGCATCGAGAGCGAGGAAATTTGAGGTATCAAGTAAAATTCATGCTGAGGTGAAAAGCTACCTTGAAGGTGATGATCAATTAGCAATTTTCGAATTACCTCATGTGGACAACACATCTGGAGTTCTTACTTATACCAAAGCATTTTTCAAAACACTGTTTCAAATTGCAAAGCAAGAAGGCAATTATGGAAAGCGAGTTTGTTTAGTGCTAGAAGAAGCGCACACTATTGTACCTGAGTGGAATTTTTCTGGAGTTTCCGACAAAGTCTCGCAACCGTTATTAAACAGTATTGCCCAAATTGCATTACAAGGCAGGAAGTATAACGTCGGTTTAATGGTAATAGCGCAACGTACTGCTAATGTTTCAAAAACCATTTTAACTCAGTGCAATACCATTATTTCTTTTCAAGAATTTGATAAGACTAGTAGTGATTTTCTAGCCAACTATTTTGGACAAGATATTGTAGGTAGCCTCACAAAGTTACAATTTAGACAGGCTATAGCCGCAGGCAAGGCCTTCCGGTCAAGTGTTCCTATGATATTTGAAGTTCCCGAAATAACAGAATAA
- a CDS encoding Mrr restriction system protein, giving the protein MSQKNTKEKELLRLAKLRQTTRYDGYNSICDYEGGYYECDYVSPYSKSANNVDADVFVVLQDWSSDDNMHGMCPETNRLGHTPSVGTNIRLIEYLKRYLDVDLKDTYATNLFPFIKMGGMSANIPIKDMRRAAKEFTLPMVEIINPKIVIALGRKTYNALWDCCDDKKETAEDSFKYGATKIFHQPHPAARISNLEKQKRWLAMKNYLDVCKDV; this is encoded by the coding sequence ATGAGCCAGAAAAATACTAAGGAAAAAGAGCTTCTAAGGCTCGCTAAACTAAGGCAGACAACTAGGTACGACGGATATAACTCTATTTGCGATTATGAAGGCGGATACTACGAATGCGATTACGTATCGCCATACAGCAAATCAGCCAATAACGTTGATGCAGACGTTTTTGTTGTTTTGCAGGATTGGTCTTCAGACGACAACATGCATGGCATGTGTCCTGAAACCAATAGGCTTGGGCATACCCCCAGCGTAGGTACCAATATTAGACTCATAGAGTATCTTAAAAGATACCTCGATGTAGATCTAAAAGATACTTATGCCACCAATCTTTTCCCATTTATAAAAATGGGTGGTATGAGTGCCAACATACCAATAAAGGATATGCGAAGAGCAGCAAAGGAATTTACGCTGCCAATGGTAGAAATCATTAATCCTAAGATAGTAATAGCTTTAGGCAGGAAGACTTATAATGCTCTTTGGGATTGTTGTGATGATAAAAAAGAGACGGCTGAAGATTCGTTCAAGTATGGAGCAACCAAGATATTTCATCAGCCACATCCTGCGGCCAGGATCAGCAACCTTGAAAAACAAAAACGATGGCTGGCTATGAAAAACTACCTTGATGTCTGCAAAGACGTATAA
- a CDS encoding peptidylprolyl isomerase, with product MKTGPFGILVILFSLLIALGPGTGLGATSTSADPENTIYLDIPAGRVVIELLPEKAPNHVARIKELTRQGFYDELAFHRVIPGFMAQTGDPRGNGTGGTGQTLKAEFSSEPHIRGTVSMARADDPDSADSQFFICLAPARFLDGRYTVWGKVVSGMEFVDRIKTGTKANNGTVANPTRIVRMRVAADGDQ from the coding sequence ATGAAAACCGGACCATTCGGCATCCTCGTCATCCTTTTTTCACTCCTGATCGCGCTCGGACCGGGCACCGGCCTGGGTGCCACTTCAACAAGCGCGGACCCGGAAAACACCATCTATCTCGATATTCCTGCCGGTAGAGTGGTCATTGAGCTGCTTCCTGAAAAAGCACCGAACCACGTCGCGCGCATCAAGGAGCTCACCCGACAGGGGTTTTATGACGAACTGGCATTCCACCGGGTTATTCCGGGATTCATGGCTCAGACGGGGGATCCTCGCGGCAACGGTACGGGGGGAACAGGTCAGACATTGAAAGCGGAATTTTCCAGCGAGCCGCATATTCGTGGAACTGTTTCGATGGCGCGGGCTGACGATCCCGACAGCGCAGACAGCCAGTTTTTCATCTGCCTCGCTCCGGCGCGGTTTCTCGACGGCCGTTATACGGTCTGGGGGAAAGTCGTCTCGGGCATGGAGTTCGTCGACAGAATCAAGACGGGAACCAAAGCCAACAACGGCACCGTCGCCAATCCGACGAGGATTGTACGCATGCGTGTAGCAGCAGATGGCGACCAATGA
- the yajC gene encoding preprotein translocase subunit YajC, translated as MSDFILSFLLFAPPAGGQTPNPFVQLVPLVLIFVVFYFFLIRPQQKKQKEREKVLDSLKRGDKIVTIGGMHGTVAGIDSEKKTVLIQIADNQKVTFDRSAVASIEKQEAGEKLSTKD; from the coding sequence ATGTCTGATTTTATTCTTTCGTTTCTCCTTTTTGCCCCGCCGGCCGGCGGACAGACTCCGAACCCGTTTGTCCAGCTTGTACCACTGGTTCTTATCTTCGTCGTTTTCTACTTCTTTCTCATCCGCCCTCAGCAGAAAAAGCAGAAAGAGCGCGAAAAGGTGCTTGACAGCCTTAAAAGAGGAGATAAAATTGTCACTATCGGCGGGATGCACGGCACAGTAGCCGGGATCGATTCGGAGAAAAAAACCGTTCTCATACAGATTGCCGACAACCAGAAAGTCACCTTCGATCGCAGCGCGGTGGCAAGCATCGAAAAACAGGAAGCCGGCGAAAAACTTTCCACCAAGGATTAA
- the carA gene encoding glutamine-hydrolyzing carbamoyl-phosphate synthase small subunit gives MQQTPAKLVLENGSVYTGYAFGHIGETGGEVVFNTALTGYQEIVTDPSYAGQMVVMTYPLIGNYGVNQSDAESQKIWASALIVREMSNIHSNFAATGSLDQYLKEAKVMGLAGIDTRKLVREIRQKGAMRGVISAIDPDEKRLEEKALKIPEMTGLDLVKKVSTSQTYTIDCDDAEYHVVAYDYGIKQNILRMLQNAKCKVTVLNANTPIEEALKLDPDGIFLSNGPGDPFAVTYAIDNIKKLAEHNTQQKPVPLFGICLGHQLMSLAFGAKTYKLKFGHHGSNHPVKNLKSSSIEITSQNHGFAVAMESLPESLEMTHLNLYDQTVEGVRHKKLPCFSVQYHPEAAPGPHDSHYLFEQFTAMMDQAKENV, from the coding sequence ATGCAGCAGACACCAGCGAAACTTGTTTTAGAAAACGGCTCTGTTTATACAGGATACGCATTTGGACACATTGGTGAAACCGGAGGCGAAGTCGTCTTCAATACCGCACTGACAGGGTACCAGGAAATTGTCACCGACCCGTCCTATGCAGGACAGATGGTCGTCATGACCTATCCGCTGATCGGCAATTACGGAGTCAATCAGAGCGATGCAGAATCTCAGAAAATCTGGGCCTCGGCGCTCATTGTGCGTGAGATGTCTAACATCCATAGCAATTTTGCCGCTACCGGAAGCCTTGACCAATACCTCAAAGAGGCCAAAGTAATGGGTCTTGCAGGCATCGACACCAGAAAACTGGTTCGTGAAATCCGCCAGAAAGGCGCCATGAGAGGAGTCATATCGGCCATCGATCCCGATGAAAAACGTCTGGAGGAAAAAGCGCTGAAAATACCTGAAATGACCGGACTTGACCTCGTCAAGAAAGTCAGCACATCCCAGACATACACCATCGATTGTGACGATGCGGAATACCATGTGGTCGCCTATGATTACGGCATCAAGCAGAACATTCTGCGCATGCTCCAGAATGCGAAATGCAAGGTGACGGTCCTCAATGCCAACACGCCGATCGAGGAAGCGCTGAAGCTCGATCCGGACGGTATCTTTCTGTCTAACGGCCCAGGCGATCCCTTTGCCGTCACCTACGCCATCGACAACATCAAGAAACTCGCAGAACACAATACGCAACAAAAGCCTGTGCCGCTGTTCGGCATATGCCTGGGACATCAGCTCATGTCGCTCGCCTTCGGTGCAAAGACCTACAAACTGAAATTCGGGCATCACGGCAGTAACCATCCGGTCAAGAACCTGAAATCGAGTTCTATTGAGATCACATCCCAGAACCACGGGTTTGCCGTAGCAATGGAATCCCTGCCGGAGTCGCTGGAAATGACCCATCTCAACCTGTATGACCAGACGGTTGAAGGTGTCCGGCACAAAAAGCTTCCATGCTTCTCAGTCCAGTATCACCCTGAGGCTGCACCGGGACCGCACGACTCGCACTACCTCTTCGAGCAGTTCACCGCCATGATGGATCAAGCAAAAGAGAACGTCTGA
- a CDS encoding tetratricopeptide repeat protein, with amino-acid sequence MRIILTALFIPVLLFSRPQRGSDAYDRIKNANALYRAGTYDQAIDAYEGLSASSPPADIAIAARFNLANTLYMTASFREAASLFSRAAEEKSADEETRAAAFFNAGNALAAMAGRSTDRKQTHTLLRSSLMQYRQSLLLNPNALDAKINTEIVLRRIQPPPPASLSSTTKKNSDRQSKISSAMKERVLNSVHLEEKALLKRSYHPPGGKAQKSLNKNW; translated from the coding sequence ATGCGTATCATTCTGACAGCGCTCTTTATTCCCGTTCTGCTGTTTTCCCGTCCGCAAAGAGGCAGTGATGCATATGACCGGATAAAAAATGCAAACGCTCTTTACCGGGCGGGAACCTATGACCAGGCCATCGATGCCTATGAAGGCCTGAGCGCATCGTCACCGCCCGCCGACATAGCTATTGCCGCAAGATTCAATCTCGCCAACACGCTCTATATGACCGCTTCGTTCCGGGAAGCTGCTTCGCTGTTCAGCCGTGCGGCAGAAGAAAAGAGCGCAGATGAAGAAACGCGCGCTGCTGCTTTCTTCAATGCAGGCAATGCATTGGCCGCTATGGCCGGGAGGAGTACCGACAGAAAACAGACACATACCCTGCTGCGCTCCTCGCTGATGCAGTACCGGCAATCTCTTCTCCTGAACCCGAACGCCCTCGACGCAAAAATCAATACGGAAATCGTGCTGCGCCGGATCCAGCCTCCGCCCCCGGCATCATTGTCATCAACCACAAAAAAAAACAGTGATCGCCAGTCGAAAATCAGCAGCGCCATGAAAGAAAGGGTGCTCAATAGCGTGCATCTCGAAGAAAAGGCCCTGCTGAAACGCTCTTATCACCCACCCGGTGGTAAAGCACAAAAGTCGTTGAACAAGAACTGGTAA
- a CDS encoding B12-binding domain-containing radical SAM protein, with amino-acid sequence MNNQKKVLLVFLASNSGVDGARSIHEQAGKQGPAAWFERSVRNIIKKSQFAIPSLALMILASVDVEGVHQQICDLRFEELPLDKAWDLIAISVQTGTAAQAFSLSDMLREKGFRVALGGAHVTMFPDNCRAHADVLVLGEADEIWPDVLEDLKNDQLQQRYESERFPDLFRSRPVQSTVLQKNRYFTTNIIQTGRGCPFNCDFCNVHILNGNKHRRRRVADIVEEVRRFKSHDNRIFFFVDDSINASPEYAEELFRQLIPLNITWFGQATTMLGAQPGLLKTFARSGCVALLVGIESVEPASRKAHQKNQNRAAELVQNIKNIRDAGISLYGSFIYGLDGDTLDTPAAIIDFSRQTGLDVPGINILRPNPGTRVFERLRAEGRLLFNPDDISTYRYTFGQEMLYQPKNISMPDFIESYSRLTKELFTIRRSLQRGLNAPNAKAAVTFFNLFYTHLYTLSRNDLQQQLPGGNKDRP; translated from the coding sequence ATGAACAATCAGAAAAAAGTACTCCTTGTCTTTCTGGCATCAAACAGCGGAGTTGACGGTGCCCGCTCGATCCACGAACAGGCTGGAAAACAGGGGCCGGCTGCATGGTTTGAACGCTCAGTCAGAAACATCATCAAAAAAAGCCAGTTTGCGATCCCCTCTCTGGCCCTCATGATCCTCGCATCAGTTGACGTTGAAGGCGTCCACCAGCAGATCTGCGATCTGCGCTTTGAGGAACTCCCGCTTGACAAAGCGTGGGACCTCATCGCCATCAGCGTGCAGACAGGAACTGCCGCCCAGGCATTCTCCCTTTCGGACATGCTCCGTGAAAAAGGGTTCCGTGTCGCGCTCGGCGGGGCGCATGTCACCATGTTTCCCGACAACTGCAGAGCGCATGCCGATGTCCTTGTTCTGGGCGAAGCTGACGAGATCTGGCCCGACGTGCTTGAAGACCTGAAAAACGATCAACTGCAACAGCGCTATGAGTCCGAACGTTTCCCTGACCTCTTCAGATCAAGACCCGTTCAGTCAACCGTACTGCAGAAAAACCGGTATTTTACGACCAATATCATACAGACCGGACGCGGCTGCCCATTCAACTGCGACTTCTGCAACGTCCATATCCTCAACGGAAACAAGCACCGGCGACGGCGCGTCGCGGATATCGTCGAAGAGGTAAGGCGCTTCAAAAGCCACGACAACAGAATTTTCTTTTTCGTCGACGATTCCATCAACGCAAGCCCTGAATACGCAGAAGAACTCTTCAGGCAGCTTATCCCCCTCAACATCACATGGTTCGGGCAAGCCACAACCATGCTTGGTGCCCAGCCCGGCTTGCTCAAAACCTTTGCCCGTTCAGGCTGCGTCGCACTGCTTGTCGGTATTGAAAGCGTCGAACCGGCAAGCCGCAAAGCACATCAGAAGAACCAGAACCGCGCAGCTGAACTGGTTCAGAACATCAAAAACATCCGTGACGCAGGCATCAGTCTCTATGGCAGCTTCATTTACGGACTCGACGGAGACACCCTCGATACGCCAGCAGCGATTATCGACTTCAGCCGTCAGACAGGCCTTGACGTCCCGGGAATCAATATTCTGAGGCCCAATCCGGGAACCAGAGTCTTCGAACGCCTCAGGGCGGAAGGGCGCCTGCTGTTTAACCCGGACGATATCAGTACCTATCGATACACCTTCGGTCAGGAAATGCTCTACCAGCCAAAAAACATATCCATGCCTGATTTCATCGAAAGTTACTCGCGACTCACCAAAGAACTCTTCACCATAAGACGGTCGCTGCAACGAGGATTGAACGCGCCAAACGCCAAAGCAGCCGTGACCTTCTTCAACCTGTTCTACACACATCTCTACACGCTGTCGCGTAACGATCTCCAACAGCAGCTGCCCGGCGGAAACAAGGATCGGCCCTGA
- a CDS encoding c-type cytochrome: MKKFIPAATFCALFVIGCGGADKPAEESAVDTATETIVEEAVVEETAPGAEAAHDLVSGKAVYEANCQSCHGAGIMGAPKTGDNDAWSARIEQGMETLISKSITGYTGEKFMMPAKGGNPDLSDAEVGDAVAYMVSESSAE, encoded by the coding sequence ATGAAAAAGTTTATCCCTGCAGCAACATTCTGCGCCCTGTTCGTCATCGGCTGCGGCGGAGCAGACAAGCCCGCTGAAGAAAGTGCCGTGGACACGGCAACCGAAACCATTGTCGAAGAAGCTGTCGTCGAAGAAACAGCTCCTGGCGCTGAAGCAGCGCATGATCTCGTCAGTGGCAAGGCGGTCTACGAAGCCAACTGTCAGAGCTGCCATGGCGCAGGCATCATGGGAGCCCCGAAAACCGGCGACAACGATGCCTGGTCTGCACGTATCGAACAGGGAATGGAAACCCTCATCAGCAAATCAATCACCGGCTACACCGGTGAAAAATTCATGATGCCGGCAAAAGGCGGCAATCCTGATCTCAGCGATGCCGAAGTCGGCGACGCTGTAGCATATATGGTCAGCGAATCTTCTGCAGAATAA
- a CDS encoding c-type cytochrome, with protein MGRIVSIMTLSAVFALSFGLDAHAATTKADVASYDLANGKVVYDANCAACHAAGIMGAPKTGTARKWTSRLTQSLDTMVQKSIAGYSGDYRGTKTFMPAKGGNPDLTDQEVGNAVAYMVNEVL; from the coding sequence ATGGGACGCATTGTATCAATCATGACGCTCAGCGCCGTTTTTGCGCTATCTTTCGGTCTCGACGCACACGCAGCAACAACAAAGGCTGATGTCGCAAGCTACGACCTGGCAAACGGCAAGGTCGTCTATGACGCAAACTGTGCAGCCTGCCACGCTGCAGGTATCATGGGGGCACCCAAAACCGGCACCGCAAGAAAATGGACTTCACGCCTCACCCAGAGCCTCGACACCATGGTTCAGAAATCAATTGCAGGCTATTCCGGCGATTACAGAGGCACAAAAACATTTATGCCTGCCAAAGGCGGCAACCCCGACCTGACCGATCAGGAAGTCGGTAACGCTGTAGCATACATGGTCAACGAGGTTCTCTGA
- a CDS encoding SemiSWEET family sugar transporter: MPDFEYIGYAAGILTTIAFLPQAWQVFRSRSTGDISLTWAITMIAGVFLWLCYGFTKNSMPMMLANSITLLLLGIILWYKIRYR, encoded by the coding sequence ATGCCTGATTTTGAATACATCGGCTATGCCGCCGGCATTCTGACGACAATAGCCTTCCTGCCCCAGGCATGGCAAGTCTTCCGGTCTCGCAGTACCGGCGACATCAGTCTGACCTGGGCGATCACCATGATTGCAGGGGTCTTTCTGTGGCTCTGTTACGGTTTCACCAAAAACAGTATGCCGATGATGCTGGCAAACAGCATAACGCTGTTGCTGCTCGGCATCATTCTCTGGTATAAAATACGCTACCGGTAA